From the genome of Flavobacterium sp. 9R:
GACTTGATTCTGTCGTTATTGTAATAGTTTATATATTCTTTGATTTCCATTTTTAATTGCTTTATTGAGGTGTATTTTTTTAGATAAAACAATTCTGATTTTAATATTCCGAAGAAGTTTTCAATAATTGCATT
Proteins encoded in this window:
- a CDS encoding IS3 family transposase codes for the protein NAIIENFFGILKSELFYLKKYTSIKQLKMEIKEYINYYNNDRIKSNLNKMSPTKYRAHHYQN